The following coding sequences are from one Mytilus trossulus isolate FHL-02 chromosome 8, PNRI_Mtr1.1.1.hap1, whole genome shotgun sequence window:
- the LOC134728111 gene encoding uncharacterized protein LOC134728111 → MGCWYNLKRNLCFQVFIFLVIFTVDLADVLSDWLFFNEMRLQEKGLVFGPIDTKLLYVLLGFSCVGVLTFLVEIVNFGRHIFRPDEKGWLDVDYLSTFVVWVEEIPQISISVIIAACREEGVSVYQISKASVVIIGCFARLLIGLIRYCLRRRRGEYRNKQSFKCCSGILLFGLVLSVLGSSLVFIFSHILKDGDKISFQKPKEFILTKRDTAKYFPHVGIFLNSNELRNGIDQTYRQDEWIKLMDLTDLEKSPQPVQKIKFTKNGNMKMKIVTSSTQNLGSLTSQKLRTECYNETNGWFVSNSTECSKLFTAADFTSEFVIYYNFKPQSSHQMFGDVTYNTRYTSTGECYNEPNVNNTRLYLEYFKATPQTEDRFHLLLPNGNVFKTLFKFYTSENLIPIKQAWMTGFLGCESSGSEAPHWDKSLQIKCFNT, encoded by the coding sequence ATGGGTTGTTGGTACAATCTAAAGAGAAACCTATGCTTCCAAGTCTTCATATTTCTAGTGATATTTACAGTCGACCTTGCAGACGTTCTGAGTGATTGGTTATTCTTCAATGAAATGCGTCTGCAAGAGAAAGGCTTGGTATTCGGACCAATCGATACAAAACTCCTTTATGTTTTACTGGGATTCTCTTGTGTTGGAGTTTTAACATTTCTAGTGGAGATCGTGAATTTCGGAAGACATATATTTCGACCGGATGAGAAAGGTTGGTTGGATGTGGATTATCTGTCCACTTTTGTTGTTTGGGTGGAGGAAATACCACAAATATCAATCAGTGTCATTATAGCTGCTTGCCGTGAAGAAGGTGTCAGTGTATATCAAATTTCGAAAGCATCGGTCGTTATCATAGGGTGTTTCGCCAGGTTATTAATAGGTTTGATACGATACTGTCTACGTAGAAGACGAGGAgaatatagaaacaaacaatcGTTTAAATGCTGTTCTGGAATACTTCTCTTTGGATTAGTTTTATCCGTGTTGGGCTCGTCtctagttttcattttttcccaTATATTAAAGGATGGTgacaaaatttcatttcaaaaaccaaaagaatttattttaacGAAGCGTGATACAGCTAAGTATTTCCCACATGTTGGAATATTCCTCAATAGTAACGAACTTAGAAATGGGATCGATCAAACATATAGGCAGGATGAATGGATAAAACTCATGGATCTTACAGACTTAGAAAAAAGTCCACAGCCTgtgcaaaaaataaagtttacaaAGAATggaaacatgaaaatgaaaattgtgaCATCATCAACACAAAATTTGGGATCACTCACATCACAGAAACTTCGAACGGAATGTTATAATGAAACAAATGGCTGGTTTGTATCAAACTCCACAGAGTGTTCTAAGTTATTTACTGCCGCTGATTTTACATCAGAATTTGTGATTTACTATAACTTTAAACCACAGTCGTCACATCAGATGTTTGGTGACGTCACTTATAATACTAGATACACATCCACTGGAGAGTGTTACAACGAACCTAACGTAAACAATACACGgctatatttagaatatttcaaGGCAACCCCTCAAACTGAGGATAGATTTCACTTACTTTTGCCAAAcggaaatgtttttaaaactttatttaaattttacacaTCAGAGAACTTGATTCCAATAAAACAAGCGTGGATGACTGGATTTCTGGGATGTGAGAGCTCAGGCAGTGAAGCTCCACATTGGGACAAATCGTTacaaatcaaatgttttaatacttaa
- the LOC134728112 gene encoding uncharacterized protein LOC134728112, protein MPTKIAVEEAPMEMTELERKSSNGKPEKFEQANPETEAIEKCCPCIHTVRHKMWFKCFVFLIVFGLDATDLICDWLLFKDVFLTEEGLVYGPPEPAITWSLLAFSILGTFTFIFEISNLWWEVFRENPWIDSDMASAITIWVEDVPQIALNVAIVVCREEAISYLQLVKASVMIFGICIRIIVSLIRYCSKSNLAKTKEKTKWARTHVAYRVFIMFGLILIFAGSVTVFFCTQFERSLDGDIKFNIPRTLFEGKYDDERYFDNVSMYFNHPVIDFESSIEKANWVRLITLYDVREKESETFKIEYDETTKTKLIIWQTGSSQLLVAKECYTMDKTAKTVTRATGTCNSNFITGNRVKFIFKFTFIKPNVPNLIFGDIKFNTKVNETNKACHDPDIRIFDDIRNRKVGAVTHPVIHYYRTQSTASQDHHTIWTTGQSARFFRVKSDLIDITTVWKTGFGYCESSGSLAPHHKTDIGVDCNS, encoded by the coding sequence ATGCCTACAAAAATAGCCGTAGAGGAGGCTCCGATGGAGATGACGGAGCTAGAAAGAAAGTCCTCTAACGGGAAACCTGAGAAGTTTGAACAGGCTAACCCAGAGACAGAAGCTATAGAGAAATGTTGTCCATGTATACATACAGTCCGTCATAAAATGTGgtttaagtgttttgttttcCTGATAGTTTTTGGATTAGACGCTACAGATTTAATCTGTGACTGGTTGTTATTTAAAGATGTCTTTCTGACAGAGGAGGGATTAGTTTATGGACCTCCTGAACCAGCTATAACATGGTCCCTCCTTGCTTTTTCTATTCTTGGAacatttactttcatttttgaaatttctaatTTGTGGTGGGAAGTTTTCCGTGAAAATCCCTGGATAGATTCGGACATGGCATCAGCCATTACAATTTGGGTTGAGGATGTTCCCCAGATAGCTCTAAACGTTGCCATTGTTGTCTGCAGGGAGGAAGCTATCAGTTACCTACAGCTTGTGAAGGCAAGTGTTATGATTTTTGGAATATGTATTCGTATAATTGTATCTTTAATTCGTTACTGCAGTAAGAGCAACCTAGCTAAAACCAAAGAAAAGACCAAATGGGCGAGAACACATGTTGCATACAGAGTCTTCATAATGTTTGGACTGATTCTAATCTTTGCTGGATCTGTAACAGTTTTCTTTTGTACTCAGTTTGAAAGAAGTTTGGATGGTGACATCAAATTCAACATTCCACGTACACTATTTGAGGGGAAGTATGACGATGAAAGATACTTTGATAATGTCAGCATGTATTTCAATCATCCAGTCATTGATTTTGAAAGCAGCATAGAAAAAGCTAACTGGGTCCGTCTCATTACTTTATATGATGTACGAGAAAAAGAAtctgaaacttttaaaattgaatatgatGAAACTACAAAAACCAAGTTAATAATCTGGCAGACTGGAAGTTCTCAATTGTTAGTTGCAAAGGAATGCTACACAATGGACAAAACAGCGAAAACTGTTACACGAGCAACTGGGACatgtaattcaaattttatcactGGGAATAGAGTGAAATTCATCTTCAAATTCACTTTCATCAAACCAAATGTTCCAAATCTAATTTTTGGGGACAtcaaatttaacacaaaggttAACGAGACAAACAAAGCTTGCCATGACCCTGATATCAGGATCTTTGATGATATAAGGAACCGTAAAGTTGGTGCCGTGACCCACCCAGTGATTCATTATTATAGAACACAATCAACAGCTTCACAAGACCATCATACAATCTGGACTACTGGACAATCAGCACGATTTTTCAGAGTAAAATCAGACTTAATCGATATAACAACCGTTTGGAAGACAGGATTTGGATACTGTGAAAGTTCTGGTAGTTTAGCCCCCCACCACAAGACAGATATAGGAGTGGACTGTAATTCATAA